In Bosea vestrisii, the following are encoded in one genomic region:
- a CDS encoding ABC transporter substrate-binding protein produces MDMTRRAALKTSAAIASSVLFPMRSFAQETPRKGGVFTVHYGAEQRQLNPSLQASTGVYIIGGKIQEQLVDLDAKGQPVGVLAESWEAAPDGKTITFKLRPGVTWHDGKPFTSADVQFTAMEMWKKILNYGTTLQLFLTAVDTPDPLTAVFRYERPMPLNLLLRALPDLGYVSPRHLYEGKGDIRQNPVNLAPVGTGPFKFVQYERGQHVIAERNPNYWRQNAPYLDRIVWRVVTDRAAAAAQMEAGQIHYSPFSGLTISDSARLGKDPRFIVSTKGNEGNARTNTIEFNFRRKELADIRVRRAIAHALDIPFFIENFLGDFAKRGTGPVPSVSTDFYPADNGPQYPFDKKLAAKLLDEAGFKPSTGGTRFSLRLLPAPWGEDITLFATFIQQSLADVGIKIEIVRTDGGGYLKQVYDDHAFDLATGWHQYRNDPAVSTTVWYRSGQPKGAPWTNQWDWTDPTIDKIIDDAATEVDAARRKSLYGDFVRRANTELPIWTPIEQIFLTAISAKARNHSNTPRWGSSSWHDLWLAE; encoded by the coding sequence ATGGATATGACCCGCCGCGCCGCGCTGAAGACCAGCGCCGCCATCGCCTCCAGCGTGCTGTTCCCGATGCGCTCTTTCGCCCAGGAAACGCCGCGCAAGGGCGGTGTCTTCACCGTCCATTACGGCGCCGAGCAGCGCCAGCTGAACCCGAGCCTGCAGGCCTCGACCGGCGTCTACATCATCGGCGGCAAGATCCAGGAGCAACTGGTCGACCTCGACGCCAAGGGCCAGCCCGTCGGCGTGCTCGCCGAAAGCTGGGAAGCCGCCCCCGACGGCAAGACCATCACCTTCAAGCTCCGCCCCGGCGTGACCTGGCATGACGGCAAGCCCTTCACCTCCGCCGACGTGCAGTTCACGGCGATGGAGATGTGGAAGAAGATCCTGAACTACGGCACCACGCTGCAGCTCTTCCTCACCGCGGTCGATACGCCCGACCCGCTGACGGCAGTGTTCCGCTACGAGCGCCCGATGCCGCTCAACCTCCTGCTGCGGGCGCTGCCGGACCTCGGCTATGTCTCGCCGCGTCATCTCTACGAAGGCAAGGGCGACATCCGTCAGAACCCGGTCAATCTCGCGCCGGTCGGCACCGGCCCGTTCAAGTTCGTGCAATACGAGCGCGGCCAACACGTCATCGCCGAGCGCAACCCGAATTACTGGCGCCAGAACGCGCCGTATCTCGACCGGATCGTCTGGCGCGTGGTGACCGACCGCGCCGCGGCGGCCGCCCAGATGGAGGCCGGGCAGATCCATTACAGCCCGTTCTCGGGCCTGACGATCTCTGACTCGGCTCGCCTCGGCAAGGATCCGCGCTTCATCGTCTCGACCAAGGGCAATGAGGGCAACGCCCGCACCAACACGATCGAGTTCAATTTCCGCCGCAAGGAGCTCGCCGATATCCGCGTCAGGCGTGCCATCGCGCACGCGCTCGACATTCCGTTCTTCATCGAGAACTTCCTCGGCGACTTCGCCAAGCGCGGCACCGGGCCGGTCCCCTCGGTTTCGACCGATTTCTATCCGGCCGACAACGGCCCGCAGTACCCGTTCGACAAGAAGCTGGCCGCCAAGCTGCTCGACGAGGCCGGCTTCAAGCCCAGCACTGGGGGAACGCGCTTCTCGCTGCGGCTGCTGCCGGCGCCCTGGGGCGAGGACATCACCCTCTTCGCCACCTTCATCCAGCAATCGCTCGCCGATGTCGGCATCAAGATCGAGATCGTCCGCACCGATGGCGGCGGCTATCTGAAGCAGGTCTATGACGACCACGCCTTCGATCTCGCCACCGGCTGGCACCAGTATCGCAACGATCCGGCCGTCTCGACCACGGTGTGGTACCGCTCCGGTCAGCCCAAGGGCGCGCCCTGGACCAATCAGTGGGACTGGACCGACCCGACCATCGACAAGATCATCGACGATGCGGCGACCGAGGTCGATGCGGCCAGGCGCAAGTCGCTCTATGGCGATTTCGTGCGGCGCGCCAATACGGAGCTGCCGATCTGGACGCCGATCGAGCAGATCTTCCTGACCGCGATCAGCGCCAAGGCCCGCAACCACTCCAACACGCCGCGCTGGGGCTCGTCCTCCTGGCACGATCTTTGGTTGGCGGAGTGA
- a CDS encoding VOC family protein produces the protein MPLKHILGLDHVVVTVRDLDASARQWQSLGFTVSPRGTHSPILGSGNYTIMFGDDYVELLGILAETEHNKPTRDFLREREGIERAAFTTDDAAAGAAELKSRGLEPLGPVHFGRPVDLPNGGKGEAKFNVFRWPLDETPGSLRIFACQHLTRDTVWIPELQSHANGASRIIRVEVLAADPKAAAEHLSRLIDEPVKQQDDAWLVPSGGKRADFLFYDAAGLAQRYPEAVRVGAGPAGAVAIVLASADLDGAAKALGSVGIRHGATLSVPAASANGLIVSFLPQ, from the coding sequence ATGCCGCTGAAGCACATTCTCGGTCTCGATCATGTCGTGGTGACGGTTCGCGATCTCGACGCGTCGGCCCGGCAATGGCAGAGCCTCGGCTTCACTGTCTCGCCGCGCGGCACGCATTCGCCCATTCTCGGCAGCGGCAACTACACGATCATGTTCGGCGACGACTATGTCGAGCTGCTCGGCATCCTGGCCGAGACCGAGCACAACAAGCCGACCCGCGACTTTCTTCGGGAGCGCGAGGGCATCGAGCGGGCGGCCTTCACCACCGATGACGCAGCCGCCGGCGCGGCCGAGCTCAAGAGCCGCGGGCTCGAGCCGCTCGGCCCGGTGCATTTCGGCCGCCCGGTTGACCTGCCCAATGGCGGCAAGGGCGAGGCCAAATTCAACGTCTTCCGCTGGCCGCTCGACGAGACTCCCGGCAGCCTGCGCATCTTCGCCTGTCAGCACCTGACCCGTGATACGGTCTGGATTCCCGAGCTGCAGAGCCATGCCAACGGCGCAAGTCGCATCATCCGCGTCGAGGTGCTCGCCGCCGATCCCAAGGCCGCTGCCGAACATCTGAGCCGGCTGATCGACGAGCCGGTGAAGCAGCAGGACGATGCCTGGCTGGTGCCGTCAGGCGGCAAGCGCGCCGATTTCCTGTTCTACGATGCCGCCGGCCTCGCCCAGCGCTATCCCGAAGCAGTGCGGGTCGGCGCCGGACCCGCCGGAGCGGTGGCGATCGTGCTGGCGAGCGCGGATCTCGATGGCGCTGCCAAGGCGCTCGGCTCCGTCGGCATCCGCCATGGCGCGACGCTCAGCGTCCCCGCCGCCTCGGCCAATGGCCTGATCGTGAGCTTCCTGCCGCAATAG
- a CDS encoding NAD(P)/FAD-dependent oxidoreductase: MTAPSPVTWPPSLWAATAQAGPVLGTLEGAIESDVVVIGAGFTGLSTAIHLRESGVGVTVLEAAEPGWGASGRNNGQVIPTLAGHDPSAMVARHGEAGERFNAVLRDSAQYLFDLVRKYEIPAEAEQAGWIQPVHSPGRFKLAEKRVREWSAIGAPVELLDRAAAAEMLGSDAWYGGFWNPTGGHINPLALTRGLAEVALRLGATIHARSPAVSMAHQNGRWLVKTAHGSVTARALVLATNAYTSEFEPDLAPDIASEVIPALSWQMATKPVSDNIAKTVIPGRQAMSDTHRELYFARWDARNRLVTGGAAILPGAGGANLRPAVAARLKRLWPQLGDVEFDYVWSGYVGMTPDNLLQPQVPGYPRIHQLGPNGFGWVGCNGRAVALSISLGRELAKATQGTALETLGLPLSAPRAQPFQGLIRRIAPLALPLYRKLDAQEI; this comes from the coding sequence ATGACTGCCCCCTCCCCCGTCACCTGGCCGCCCTCGCTCTGGGCTGCGACGGCTCAAGCCGGCCCTGTGCTCGGGACGCTTGAAGGCGCAATCGAGAGCGATGTCGTGGTGATCGGCGCCGGCTTCACCGGGCTTTCGACCGCGATCCATCTGCGCGAGAGCGGAGTCGGCGTCACCGTCCTGGAAGCGGCCGAACCCGGCTGGGGTGCATCCGGGCGCAATAATGGCCAGGTCATCCCGACGCTGGCCGGCCACGATCCTTCCGCGATGGTAGCGAGGCATGGCGAGGCCGGCGAACGCTTCAACGCAGTGCTGCGCGACAGCGCGCAATATCTCTTCGATCTCGTGCGCAAATACGAGATCCCGGCCGAAGCCGAGCAGGCGGGCTGGATCCAGCCGGTGCATTCGCCGGGGCGTTTCAAGCTCGCCGAGAAGCGCGTCAGGGAATGGTCGGCGATCGGCGCGCCGGTCGAATTGCTCGATCGCGCGGCAGCGGCCGAGATGCTCGGCTCGGATGCTTGGTACGGCGGCTTCTGGAACCCCACCGGTGGTCATATCAACCCGCTCGCCTTGACCCGCGGCCTGGCCGAGGTCGCGCTCAGGCTCGGCGCGACCATCCATGCGCGCTCGCCGGCCGTGAGCATGGCGCACCAGAACGGTCGCTGGCTGGTGAAAACGGCACATGGGTCGGTGACGGCCCGCGCGCTCGTGCTGGCGACTAATGCTTATACCAGCGAGTTCGAGCCCGACCTCGCCCCCGATATCGCCAGCGAGGTCATCCCCGCCCTGTCCTGGCAGATGGCGACCAAGCCGGTCAGCGACAACATCGCCAAGACGGTGATCCCCGGCCGGCAGGCGATGTCGGACACGCATCGCGAGCTCTATTTCGCCCGCTGGGATGCCCGCAACCGCCTGGTGACCGGCGGCGCCGCGATCCTGCCGGGTGCTGGCGGCGCCAATCTGCGCCCGGCGGTCGCGGCGCGGCTGAAGCGGCTCTGGCCGCAGCTCGGCGATGTCGAGTTCGACTATGTCTGGTCCGGTTATGTCGGGATGACCCCCGACAACCTGCTGCAACCGCAGGTACCGGGCTATCCGCGCATCCATCAGCTCGGGCCGAACGGCTTCGGCTGGGTCGGCTGCAACGGCCGCGCCGTCGCGCTGTCGATCTCGCTCGGCCGCGAACTGGCCAAGGCGACGCAAGGAACGGCATTGGAGACGCTGGGCCTGCCGCTCTCGGCGCCGAGGGCGCAGCCCTTCCAGGGCCTGATCCGCCGCATCGCGCCGCTCGCCCTGCCGCTCTACCGCAAGCTGGACGCGCAGGAGATCTAG
- a CDS encoding inositol monophosphatase family protein produces the protein MIFTRQDHETLAGILAEAGRREVMPRFRNLAEGEIREKRSATDLVTEADEAAERFISAELAKGFPGAALIGEEAVAADPALLERLADAELAFVIDPIDGTLNYASDLPLFAVMAAALVKGEVVAAVIHDPVVSDSAMALRGEGAWLAGDGTSRDLRVAPPAAPREMTGMMSWQYFPEPLRSTLPGRTPAFANVCSLRCCGHEYRLAAAGNGHFLLYGRLNAWDHAPGSLIHAEAGGHVRMLDGQPYRPAQPTLGLLCAPDAESWQEIRTILLGETA, from the coding sequence ATGATCTTCACACGCCAGGATCATGAGACGCTCGCAGGGATCCTCGCCGAGGCGGGCCGGCGCGAGGTGATGCCGCGCTTTCGCAACCTCGCCGAGGGTGAGATCCGTGAGAAGCGCTCGGCGACAGACCTCGTCACCGAGGCCGACGAGGCGGCGGAACGCTTCATCAGCGCCGAGTTGGCCAAGGGGTTTCCCGGCGCCGCCCTGATCGGCGAGGAGGCGGTCGCCGCCGACCCTGCCCTGCTCGAACGCCTCGCCGATGCCGAGCTCGCCTTCGTCATCGACCCGATCGACGGCACCCTCAACTACGCCTCCGACCTGCCGCTCTTCGCGGTGATGGCCGCGGCGCTGGTCAAGGGCGAGGTCGTCGCCGCGGTCATCCATGATCCAGTCGTCTCCGACAGCGCCATGGCGTTGCGTGGCGAAGGCGCCTGGCTCGCCGGCGACGGCACCAGCCGAGACCTGCGTGTGGCACCGCCAGCCGCCCCGCGCGAGATGACCGGGATGATGAGCTGGCAGTATTTCCCGGAGCCGCTGCGCAGCACGCTGCCGGGGCGCACGCCCGCCTTCGCGAATGTCTGCTCCTTGCGCTGCTGCGGCCATGAGTACCGGCTCGCCGCTGCCGGAAACGGCCATTTCCTGCTCTATGGCCGGCTCAACGCCTGGGATCACGCGCCGGGCTCGCTGATCCATGCCGAGGCCGGTGGCCATGTCCGCATGCTGGACGGGCAGCCCTATCGACCGGCGCAGCCGACGCTCGGCCTGCTCTGTGCGCCCGATGCGGAGAGCTGGCAGGAGATCCGCACGATCCTGCTGGGAGAAACCGCCTAG
- a CDS encoding endonuclease/exonuclease/phosphatase family protein — translation MKLITWNIQWARGMDDRVDPARVVAHARQMADFDVLCLQEVADNFPELDFNDETDQFARFAELLPGFTAIEGIGVDVADGKGGRQRFGNLLLTRYPIAQALRHLLPWEAAETRNMPRMLIEAMALTPLGPVRLMTTHLEYSSSELRAAQIDGIREAHRMALARHAKPRAAGPHTYRMTPSSASAVLTGDFNMRPDDPVLARLLAPFDGGELPLVDLWPSVMGEAPHPMTANLFDQTYGQPGCLDYVLATPDLAARARTIICDIETKVSDHQPILVEFDLG, via the coding sequence ATGAAACTGATCACCTGGAACATCCAGTGGGCTCGCGGCATGGACGATCGTGTCGACCCGGCGCGCGTCGTCGCCCATGCCCGGCAGATGGCGGATTTCGACGTGCTCTGCCTGCAGGAGGTCGCGGACAATTTTCCCGAGCTCGACTTCAACGACGAGACCGACCAGTTCGCCCGTTTCGCCGAACTGCTGCCGGGCTTCACCGCGATCGAGGGCATCGGGGTCGATGTCGCTGATGGGAAGGGCGGCCGCCAGCGCTTCGGCAATCTCCTGCTGACGCGCTATCCGATCGCGCAGGCGCTGCGCCATCTTCTGCCCTGGGAGGCGGCCGAGACCCGCAACATGCCGCGCATGCTGATCGAGGCGATGGCGCTGACGCCGCTCGGCCCGGTCAGGCTGATGACGACGCATCTCGAATACTCGTCCTCGGAGCTGCGCGCCGCGCAGATCGACGGCATCCGCGAGGCCCACCGCATGGCGCTGGCGCGTCATGCCAAGCCTCGGGCAGCCGGGCCGCACACCTATCGGATGACGCCGAGCTCGGCGAGCGCTGTGCTGACCGGCGACTTCAACATGCGGCCGGACGATCCGGTGCTGGCACGGTTGCTGGCGCCGTTCGACGGTGGCGAGCTGCCGCTGGTCGACCTCTGGCCTTCGGTGATGGGCGAGGCGCCGCATCCAATGACCGCCAACCTGTTCGACCAGACCTATGGTCAGCCCGGCTGCCTCGATTATGTGCTGGCGACGCCCGATCTCGCGGCGCGAGCCCGCACCATCATTTGCGATATCGAGACCAAGGTCTCCGACCACCAGCCGATCCTCGTCGAGTTCGACCTCGGCTGA
- a CDS encoding carbohydrate ABC transporter permease, whose translation MSAASQPQPAATSRPDPYAPKGLALTLESTGAILLALLWILPLAYAVWAAIHPAEYTTRFELSAPLTLDNFTRAWAAAPFARYFLNTFILVTMILVFQLVLGTLAAYALARQDFWGRDIAFALILAQLMIMPDALIVENYRTLARVNLIDTIPAIALPYIASAFGIFLLRQTFKTVPKELDDAARVEGASPLQVLMKVYVPLAKPTYIAYGLVSVSYHWNNFLWPLLVTNSVESRPLTVGLQVFSSSDQGIDWAVICAATLMTSAPLLVGFLLFQRQFVQSFMRAGIK comes from the coding sequence ATGAGCGCCGCGTCTCAACCGCAGCCGGCGGCCACCAGCCGTCCCGATCCTTACGCGCCGAAGGGCCTGGCGCTGACGCTGGAATCGACCGGCGCGATCCTGCTCGCCTTGCTCTGGATTCTGCCTCTGGCCTATGCCGTGTGGGCGGCGATCCATCCGGCCGAGTACACGACCCGGTTCGAGCTGAGCGCGCCGCTGACGCTGGACAACTTCACCCGCGCCTGGGCGGCCGCGCCTTTCGCGCGCTATTTCCTCAACACTTTCATCCTCGTCACCATGATCCTCGTCTTCCAGCTCGTGCTGGGGACGCTCGCGGCCTACGCGCTGGCGCGGCAGGATTTCTGGGGGAGGGACATCGCCTTCGCGCTGATCCTGGCGCAATTGATGATCATGCCCGACGCGCTGATCGTCGAGAACTACCGCACCCTCGCCAGGGTGAACCTGATCGACACGATCCCGGCGATCGCCTTGCCCTATATCGCCTCGGCCTTCGGCATCTTCCTGCTGCGGCAGACCTTCAAGACCGTGCCGAAGGAGCTCGACGACGCGGCCCGCGTCGAGGGCGCCAGCCCGCTGCAGGTGCTGATGAAGGTCTATGTGCCGCTCGCCAAGCCGACCTATATCGCCTACGGGCTGGTCTCGGTGAGCTATCACTGGAACAACTTCCTCTGGCCGCTGCTGGTGACGAATTCGGTCGAGTCGCGGCCGCTGACGGTCGGCCTGCAGGTGTTCTCGTCGAGCGACCAGGGCATCGACTGGGCGGTGATCTGCGCCGCGACGCTGATGACCTCGGCGCCGCTCCTGGTCGGCTTCCTGCTGTTCCAGCGCCAGTTCGTGCAGAGTTTCATGCGCGCAGGAATCAAGTGA
- a CDS encoding carbohydrate ABC transporter permease, with protein MTNRATATIHGWLLLLPAMACLALFTHWPAIASFVDSFMSTPRARRPARFVGLDNYQQMAADPIFWKAMANNLWFAMGTIPTSIALALLMAVWVNDRIAGRTLVRMAYFTPTILPMIAVANIWLFFFTPQYGLLEQIVGAFGGRSTNWLGSQDTALYAVTVVAIWKEAGFFMIFYLAALQAIPPSLGEAAAIEGASRWTFFRRVQFPLLMPTTLFVLINAVINAFRMIDHIFVMTRGGPDNATTLLLFYIYQVGFGFWDTAYAAALTCVLLLLLALVAFVQYGWLERRTHYQ; from the coding sequence ATGACCAACCGCGCGACCGCGACGATCCATGGCTGGCTGCTTTTGCTGCCGGCCATGGCTTGCCTGGCCCTGTTCACGCACTGGCCCGCGATCGCGAGCTTCGTCGACAGCTTCATGTCGACCCCGCGGGCGCGCCGCCCGGCGCGTTTCGTCGGGCTCGACAACTACCAGCAGATGGCGGCCGATCCGATCTTCTGGAAGGCGATGGCGAACAATCTCTGGTTCGCCATGGGCACGATCCCGACCTCGATCGCGCTCGCCTTGCTGATGGCGGTCTGGGTCAATGACAGGATCGCCGGCCGCACTCTGGTCCGGATGGCCTATTTCACCCCGACTATCCTGCCGATGATCGCGGTCGCCAACATCTGGTTGTTCTTCTTCACCCCGCAATACGGCCTGCTCGAGCAGATCGTCGGCGCCTTCGGCGGGCGCTCGACCAACTGGCTTGGGTCGCAGGATACGGCGCTCTACGCCGTTACCGTCGTTGCGATCTGGAAGGAGGCCGGCTTCTTCATGATCTTCTACCTCGCGGCGCTGCAGGCGATCCCGCCCAGCCTCGGCGAGGCGGCTGCGATCGAGGGCGCCTCGCGCTGGACCTTCTTCCGGCGCGTGCAGTTCCCGCTGCTGATGCCGACGACGCTGTTCGTGCTGATCAATGCGGTGATCAACGCCTTCCGCATGATCGACCACATCTTCGTGATGACGCGCGGCGGCCCGGACAACGCGACGACACTGCTGCTGTTCTACATCTACCAGGTCGGCTTCGGCTTCTGGGACACCGCCTATGCGGCGGCGCTGACCTGCGTGCTCCTGTTGCTGCTCGCGCTGGTCGCCTTCGTCCAGTACGGCTGGCTCGAACGCAGGACGCATTATCAATGA
- a CDS encoding ABC transporter substrate-binding protein, with protein MDRREFLGSTAALAGSLAMARPVLAQSAELSFFYPVAVGGPITKLIDSYAAGFEKENPTIKVKPIYAGTYQETIVKALTAHKSGTPPVLSVLLSTDMFTLIDEEAIVPFDPFIKTEDDKKWLSSFFPGFMENSQTGGKTWGIPFQRSTVVLYWNKELFKEAGLDPEKPPTTWAQQLEFAQKLTKRDAAGNTSQWGIQIPSSGFPYWLFQGLTTQAGAILANPAGDKTDYANPGVVEALQYWVDLAQKHKVHPPGIVEWGTTPRDFFEKKVAMMWTTTGNLTNVRANAKFPFGVAVLPAGKKPGSPTGGGNFYLSKKASPAEQEAAFKFVRWITTPERAAQWSADTGYVAVTPAAYETEAMKKYVADFPQALVARDQLPTAVAELSTHENQRVTKALNDGLQAALTGTKQPGPAMADAQAEAERILKSYR; from the coding sequence ATGGACAGGCGTGAATTTCTGGGCAGCACCGCGGCTCTGGCCGGTTCGCTCGCCATGGCGAGACCGGTCCTCGCCCAATCGGCCGAGCTTTCCTTCTTTTATCCGGTTGCCGTCGGCGGGCCGATCACCAAGCTGATCGACAGCTATGCCGCCGGCTTCGAGAAGGAAAACCCGACCATCAAGGTGAAGCCGATCTATGCCGGCACCTATCAGGAGACGATCGTCAAGGCGTTGACCGCGCATAAGAGCGGCACGCCGCCAGTGCTCTCGGTGCTGCTCTCGACCGACATGTTCACCCTGATCGACGAGGAGGCGATCGTTCCCTTCGATCCCTTCATCAAGACCGAGGACGACAAGAAGTGGCTGTCGAGCTTCTTCCCCGGCTTCATGGAAAACAGCCAGACCGGTGGCAAGACCTGGGGCATCCCGTTCCAGCGTTCCACGGTGGTGCTCTATTGGAACAAGGAGCTGTTCAAGGAGGCCGGGCTCGACCCCGAGAAGCCGCCGACGACCTGGGCGCAGCAGCTCGAATTCGCGCAGAAGCTGACCAAGCGCGATGCCGCCGGCAATACCAGCCAATGGGGCATCCAGATCCCGTCTTCCGGCTTCCCCTACTGGCTCTTCCAGGGGCTGACGACGCAGGCCGGCGCGATCCTCGCCAATCCGGCCGGCGACAAGACCGATTATGCCAATCCCGGCGTCGTCGAGGCGCTGCAGTACTGGGTCGACCTGGCGCAGAAGCACAAGGTCCACCCGCCCGGCATCGTCGAATGGGGCACCACGCCGCGCGACTTCTTCGAGAAGAAGGTCGCGATGATGTGGACCACCACCGGCAACCTCACCAATGTCAGGGCCAACGCCAAGTTCCCCTTCGGCGTCGCCGTCCTGCCCGCCGGCAAGAAGCCCGGCAGCCCGACCGGCGGCGGCAATTTCTACCTCTCCAAGAAGGCGAGCCCGGCCGAGCAGGAAGCGGCGTTCAAGTTCGTGCGCTGGATCACCACGCCGGAGCGTGCGGCGCAGTGGAGCGCCGATACCGGCTATGTCGCGGTGACCCCGGCGGCCTACGAGACCGAGGCGATGAAGAAATACGTCGCCGATTTCCCGCAGGCCCTCGTCGCCCGCGACCAGCTGCCGACCGCCGTCGCCGAGCTCTCGACGCATGAGAACCAGCGCGTCACCAAGGCGCTGAACGATGGCCTGCAGGCGGCCCTGACCGGCACGAAGCAGCCGGGCCCGGCGATGGCCGACGCCCAGGCTGAAGCTGAGCGCATCCTGAAGTCCTATCGCTGA
- a CDS encoding ABC transporter ATP-binding protein has translation MVSVELKAVSKSWGGAAAVDNVSFTVEGGKLVALLGPSGCGKSTTLRLIAGLEDSSTGTIAIGGRDVTRAAPSQRGIAMVFQNYALFPHLSVAENILFGLKVRKVSRADRDERLSRAASILGLAGLLERKPSQLSGGQQQRVALGRAIVAEAPVCLMDEPLSNLDAQLRVEMRREIRELQQRLGITMVYVTHDQVEAMTMADQVVLMRNGRIEQDAPPDQLYENPATIFVARFVGTPPMNVIPLASILASGGTGLSPPAHAEPGSLAVGIRPEMTELTDAGIAADVVAVEYLGADTLVETRIDGQPFIVRRPGKVRAAAGDRVHIRLSQAAVHWFDLKTEQRLVLD, from the coding sequence ATGGTTTCGGTAGAGCTCAAGGCCGTTTCGAAGAGCTGGGGCGGCGCAGCCGCCGTCGATAATGTCAGCTTCACCGTCGAGGGCGGCAAGCTCGTCGCGCTGCTCGGCCCCTCCGGCTGCGGCAAGTCGACCACGCTCAGGCTGATCGCCGGGCTGGAGGACAGCAGCACCGGCACGATCGCGATCGGCGGGCGCGACGTCACCCGTGCGGCTCCGTCGCAACGCGGCATCGCCATGGTGTTCCAGAACTATGCGCTGTTCCCGCATTTGTCTGTGGCGGAGAACATCCTGTTCGGACTGAAGGTGCGGAAGGTGTCGCGCGCGGATCGCGACGAGCGGCTCTCCCGCGCCGCCTCGATCCTCGGGCTCGCCGGCCTGCTCGAGCGCAAGCCCTCCCAGCTCTCCGGTGGCCAGCAGCAGCGTGTCGCGCTCGGCCGTGCCATCGTCGCCGAGGCGCCGGTCTGCCTGATGGACGAGCCGCTCTCCAATCTCGACGCTCAGCTGCGCGTCGAGATGCGTCGCGAAATCCGCGAGCTGCAACAGCGCCTCGGCATCACCATGGTCTATGTCACGCATGATCAGGTCGAGGCGATGACCATGGCCGACCAGGTCGTGCTGATGCGAAACGGACGGATCGAGCAGGATGCTCCGCCCGACCAGCTCTACGAGAATCCGGCGACGATCTTCGTCGCGCGCTTCGTCGGCACGCCGCCGATGAACGTCATCCCGCTCGCCTCCATTCTGGCGAGCGGCGGCACTGGCCTCTCGCCGCCGGCTCATGCCGAGCCGGGCTCGCTTGCGGTCGGCATCCGGCCCGAGATGACCGAGCTCACCGATGCCGGCATCGCGGCCGATGTCGTGGCCGTCGAATATCTCGGCGCCGACACGCTGGTCGAGACCCGTATCGACGGTCAGCCCTTCATCGTGCGCCGGCCCGGAAAGGTTCGCGCCGCGGCGGGCGACCGGGTCCATATCAGGCTGTCGCAGGCGGCGGTGCACTGGTTCGACCTGAAGACCGAGCAAAGGCTCGTCCTCGACTGA